The genomic region TCTTGGGCTAATAACTGATTAAAGATTTTTTCAACAACAATAGTATGTTCTTGACTACTAGTTCTAATAAATTTAGAATAATCAATGTGTAAGGCTGTTCATAAATCTTTAAACTTATTAACGATGCCATCAACAAATTCTTGGGGGGTAATATTTGCTAATTGTGCCGCCTTAGCAATTTTTTGTCCATGTTCATCACTACCAGTAGTAAAAAATACTTCATAACCTTGTTGTTTCTTATAACGCGCTAAAACATCACTTAAAACTGTTGTATACGCATGTCCTAAGTGCAATTCATTATTCGGATAATATATTGGCGTTGAAACATAAAAATATTTTGGTTGCATAACTTCATCCTTTATCAAATTATTTATATTATATATTATATTACATTATTTCTTTATATAATTAAATTATACATACCCTAAGGAGGACTAATATGGAAGTAAAAATGAAAGGAAAACCTTTACAATTAATTAAAGAACCAATTAAAATTAGTGAAACTCTTGATTTTATCGCCACTAATCTTAATATGTCAGACTTTAAAATAACTGATATCGTCAATAAAAAGAAAGTAATCTCAGTTGTCCCCAGTGTTGATACTAGCACTTGTTTAACCCAAACTAAACATATGAACGAAAATATTAGTAAACTAGAAAATATGCAACTAATTACAATTTCAAGAGACCTACCCTTCGCCCAAAATAAAGCTTGTGAAAGTTTTAAAGACAATAATCACATCCTTATATCTGATTACAAATACCGTGATTTCGGCATTAAAACTGGTTTAGTAATCCAAAAACTAGAACTTCTAGCAAGAACCTTATTAGTATTAGATGAAAACAACATCGTTATCTATATTGATATTAACGAAGAAACATCAGTGGAACCGAATTACACTAAACTATGAGACTTTTTAAACAAATAATCACATATGTTAAAAACACACTTTATACAAAGTGTGTTTTATTTATTTTATTATTAATTTATATAAGTTTTATATATGTGAAAGGCCTTTTAAATATAAACTTAATGAAACTTCATCTAAACTACCAACTTTAACAGTTAAATCAAGATCTGTTTCACCAAAAAAAGAAGTTAATTTATTATTTTTTGAAATTGGTGTTCCATCCTCAATACTTACTTGATCATAGTTTATTTTTCCCAAATATTTTTGTAATTGTTCTTTTAAAAGAGCAATAGCTTCGCTCCTTGAGTTTGTAGAAACCATATACATATGACAAGATTTTGTTTTCTACAAACTTTTAGGGGGTGTTTTCTTTTGGCAGTAATATTTTGTATTGAATGCGACAACGAAAGTTATGTTGTTGGTAATAAAAATACAGTTGGAATCTGTAATTCTTGCGATGAAAAGGGTTTTTAAATTTTGAAAGGAACGATAGATTATAAAATATGTCGCTGGTGTTTACATCTATTTAGTGATAAACGATATTTGCATGTTGCTTGTGAGAAAAAATTTATTAATCATATTAAAAAAATTTTAAAAAATAAAAGTAAAAGGAATTTAAAAAATAATGTTTAAAGTTAAATTAGTTAGTATAAAAAGAAAAATATTTAAAAATAAAGATGGCTCTATGATGTCAGGTTATTCTGCCGAATTTTTGCGTTATGAAAATAACTTATTTGAGCCTACCGGCGAACAAAAGGCTTTATGAATTGATGATAACAATCTAGAACAACAAGAAATTTATAAACTGTTAAAAGAAAATGTTAAATCATTTTTTAGTTGCGAATTAACTTTTGAAAAAACCCCCAAAATAGTTAACTTGCAAAAAATTGAATTATCAAAAAATCAAAAAAACTTGTCCAGTTAATTGATAATCATTTCGGTCTGCGAAGCGGTGCGGAAGGCGTATGCCCCGCCCGCTAGCGGGTTAGTCGGCGAAGCCGACTATTACTTGATTAAATAACACAACTGGCGAAAATCTAAAACGGGAGCATAAAATATGAATTTACAATCTCAAAATCCAACTGATTTTTATATGAAAACGATTTATTATGGTCAATATATTCGTAATATTGTTATGCCTTTAGAATGCATCAAAGCAAATACTCGTAGTGCTAGCGGTTTAAAAAATAAGGGTAATTGTGATACAAAATTGCTTAATAGCAATATTCGTGCAAAATCTAATGTCATTCGGAAGGCATATCATAATTTTTGAGACTGTAAAAAACTTACATTCTTAACGCTTACTTATGCTGATGTTAATGAATTTGATATTAGAAAATGTAAGCGTGATTTAAATAAATTTTTTAAAAAATTAAAATACTGATTTAAAGTTAAAAATAAAAATATTAAGTATTTGTATACCTATGAATATCAGAAACGAGGCGTTATTCATTTTCATATTTTAATTACCGAAAAAATACCACATAAAATTATTTTACAATTTTGACCTTATGGCATTAATAAAAATATTAGAGTTCGTGAAAACACTAATGAAATGGTTGTAAAATACTGCTCCAAATATATAACTAAAAATGTTCTGAATGAAAAATCATTAAATCAATATGACTTAAATATCAAGGCTTATCAATTCTCATATAACTGTCAAAATCCCATTACTAGAAAACAAGTATTTACCGATACTTTGAATAATATTGTTAATCGAACCGTAAATTCCGAATTTGTAAAATACTTAAAATCAGCAGTTAATAACTTTAAAACCAAAATGTGCGGAGCAATCTATGAATTTAAAAATATTAATTTATATAGACTTTGAAAGTGCAAATTATGCTTCATTAGAAAGTTTAAGATTTAGAAACCAACTAAGAAAAATCAAACATTAGGAGTTAAAAAATGAAAGAAAAATTGCAATTTAAAATAACAATTAAAAATTAGAAAATTAAGGAGAAAAGAAAAATGAGTATTTTTGGATTAGTGTTTTTTACGATTTTAACATTATTACTAGCATACTATATTGCGGTTAATATTTATCGTTTTTTTAACCTGAATTGTAAATATAAATGGGACAGTTTTTTAAAATAATTGTATTAAATCTATTGGTCTTTTATAAGATAATGATTTTCTGGGTGTAGAATTAATTTGAAATGCTATAGAATTTAAGTCTTTTTGTTTATATGAAAATAAATCAGTAGATTTTGGTAAATATCTTCTTAAAATACCATTATTGTTCTCATTTAAACCTCTTTGACAAGGTTTTCCGGCATCTGCAAAATAAATTTTAACATTACAATTTTTTTCAATTAATTTTCATTTACTAAATTCTTTACCACGATCAAAAGTAATAGTTTTAATTGTTCCTGGTATTAATTTTGAAATAAATTTTATTATACTTTGTGTAATACTTTCTGCTTTATGATTTTTAGTTTTCAAAGGAATTGTGGTTTTTGATCATATATCAGCTAAAGTAATAATAGAACTTTTATGATCTTTACCAACGATAGTATCTCCCTCTAAATGGCCAAATTCTTGTATATTTTTAATATTTGGAATGATTAAATTTCTTTCATGAATAGATTTACAATTATTAATTCTGCCCCTAGTTTCTTTTTGTTTATGAGGTTTATTTTTGCCTTTTCTCAATAAATTTTTTTCATCAAAACCCATTCGATTTGTTTTAAACATGTTATATAAAGTTTTTGTTGAAATATTTTTTATTTTATTTTTCTTTAAAAAATCAGCAATTATATCAAGAGCATAATTTTTAGTAATTAACAAATGATTGATAGTATTAATTTCTGTTAAAGTTAAAATTATTAATTTTCTACCTGCATTTTGTTTATTTTTTTGAACTTGATTCAATATTTCTAATGGTAATAAGTTTTGATTTAATAATTTACAAACTCTGTGTACAGTTGATTTACTATAATCAATTGCTTTTGCTATTTTACGAATAGAAAATCCATAACTTTTATATTCTTTTATTGCTATTATTGATTCAATAGTCAGATACTTATACATTGTGCTAATTCCTTTCTTTTCTTAATTATAGAATTAACACAATTTGTTTTTTATATAAGTGTCCTTTTTAATTTTACATTTCAGGTTAAAGCTACATTTTGGGGTAGCGATTTTAACAGTTTAATTATTTTTAAATTCAGTTTTAAATTCTAATATTTTTCATTTGGCATATCTTTCATTTTTATCTCATTCTTGTATTTTCATTTTTATGTTTTTTAATTTTTTATTTTGATATGATAAAAAATCTTTATTTTCTCAATATCTTGGTTCACTGTTTTTTTCTCAATTTAAATCATATTCTAATGATTTTAATATTGGTAGTGTAATCTTGTCATTTTTATCAACATAAAATTCTCAATCATTAAGTTTCATTCGCGGAGGCAAGTTTTTGGGCATAAATTCATTTTCTACATTAACTTTTATTTCTCATTTTTGATTTCACTTGCTGTTGTCATCTTTTGATGATTTAAGTGTTAATTTTGATTTTTTTAAGTTTAATTCGTATGACTCATTCTTAATTTGTAATATTGGTTTATTTTCTTTTTTAGAACACCCAACTATTGGCAATGTTGTCAGCCCCAAAAGAGCTATTATATTTAAAATTTTCATAAATTTAACTCCTTCATTTTGTTTTTTCAATATATATATATATATATAATTATACAAAAATTCTTAATATCATTAGAAAAATGGCAAAACCGAGGTCGCGTTTAGTTTTCTTAGGTATTGCTTTGAAGAAGTAAAACAATCAGCTAATTATATTATTTAATTACTAAACTAACCCTGCCTTTCTTGTTATTATCATTTTTATTCTTTTTCATTTTATCATATTATTGAATTTTTACACAACAAAAATTATTAATTTTATTAAATTTTAACTAATATTTTTACTTACTTAAATCTATTATATTTATTTGTTACAGCATTACCTTTATAGTTAATTCAACTATCATCATTTTTGTTATTATATTTATTTCATAATGAAGTTTTATATATTTCTTTTCTGATTTCTATTTCTGAATTAATATTTTCATTAATGTAATGTAATACATTTAATTTGTTTAAATTTGCCATTCTTAAATGTAATAAGTTATTTAAATTTTTATGATTATATATTTTCGCCCCATATCCTAATTGTTGTTTTACCAAATGTGACACATCACTTTCAATGCTACAACCAATATTTCATTCTAAATTTTGATTATGAATACCTTGCTTATTATTACTGAAATAATTACTCGCCTTTCTTAAATTTATTTTAATATCTTTATTTAATTCATTTTTAGCAACATTACGAATGTTTTTGATTAATTCTTGATGATTTCCATCCTTATATAATTTAATTCAACTATTTAGTGTTACTTTACGATTTTCAAAAATAATATTAAATGCAGTTTGTTTTAATTTTTTAATAGCATGATAACCATCTAAAATATATCTAACATTACCAAAACTATTGGCAATTTCTCTAATTCAAGTAGCACCATCACCACAAACAATTATTTTGTCATAATTAATATTAACATAATGTTTTTGCAATTCTTTAATTAATAAATCACGATAATCCATCGTATTTATTTGTTTACCAACTTTTAACATTAGAAAATGACCTCGTTTATTTTCTAACTCTCTACGAGCATTTTTGTATTTTTTTTCTTTATGTCCGGTATGAAAAGTAACTAAACGAATTCTTTGGTCTTGTTTAACTTTCTGATCTAATGTCGCTAAAAATGTTTCATCTAGTTG from Spiroplasma endosymbiont of Lonchoptera lutea harbors:
- the tpx gene encoding thiol peroxidase, translating into MEVKMKGKPLQLIKEPIKISETLDFIATNLNMSDFKITDIVNKKKVISVVPSVDTSTCLTQTKHMNENISKLENMQLITISRDLPFAQNKACESFKDNNHILISDYKYRDFGIKTGLVIQKLELLARTLLVLDENNIVIYIDINEETSVEPNYTKLWDFLNK
- a CDS encoding rolling circle replication-associated protein; amino-acid sequence: MNLQSQNPTDFYMKTIYYGQYIRNIVMPLECIKANTRSASGLKNKGNCDTKLLNSNIRAKSNVIRKAYHNFWDCKKLTFLTLTYADVNEFDIRKCKRDLNKFFKKLKYWFKVKNKNIKYLYTYEYQKRGVIHFHILITEKIPHKIILQFWPYGINKNIRVRENTNEMVVKYCSKYITKNVLNEKSLNQYDLNIKAYQFSYNCQNPITRKQVFTDTLNNIVNRTVNSEFVKYLKSAVNNFKTKMCGAIYEFKNINLYRLWKCKLCFIRKFKI
- a CDS encoding IS30 family transposase codes for the protein MYKYLTIESIIAIKEYKSYGFSIRKIAKAIDYSKSTVHRVCKLLNQNLLPLEILNQVQKNKQNAGRKLIILTLTEINTINHLLITKNYALDIIADFLKKNKIKNISTKTLYNMFKTNRMGFDEKNLLRKGKNKPHKQKETRGRINNCKSIHERNLIIPNIKNIQEFGHLEGDTIVGKDHKSSIITLADIWSKTTIPLKTKNHKAESITQSIIKFISKLIPGTIKTITFDRGKEFSKWKLIEKNCNVKIYFADAGKPCQRGLNENNNGILRRYLPKSTDLFSYKQKDLNSIAFQINSTPRKSLSYKRPIDLIQLF
- a CDS encoding Mbov_0401 family ICE element transposase-like protein, which gives rise to MLEINNNVKTLENKHWLNLFTTHKNMYTNKCKQLTNEYEKLDEYLYKYHYRLKQGYKVVHFASRTIITIFGDVTFKRRRYKYWNQKSGKFEYVCLLDKEIGLLPKQRIYFDVQFKVLSLLGDGKRYRDVLDALNHCYISKSSISNILNKYNIAEYFQLAEKETKTRIDIKNKNLYIQLDETFLATLDQKVKQDQRIRLVTFHTGHKEKKYKNARRELENKRGHFLMLKVGKQINTMDYRDLLIKELQKHYVNINYDKIIVCGDGATWIREIANSFGNVRYILDGYHAIKKLKQTAFNIIFENRKVTLNSWIKLYKDGNHQELIKNIRNVAKNELNKDIKINLRKASNYFSNNKQGIHNQNLEWNIGCSIESDVSHLVKQQLGYGAKIYNHKNLNNLLHLRMANLNKLNVLHYINENINSEIEIRKEIYKTSLWNKYNNKNDDSWINYKGNAVTNKYNRFK